One window from the genome of Leptospira broomii serovar Hurstbridge str. 5399 encodes:
- a CDS encoding 30S ribosomal protein S1: MSSQQDKSTFAEVFKQWEEKKNDEAEVRKDQVVDGKVVSVDTDFVYVAIEGLKQEGRIARAEFDEKPELGSIVTALVKRKESTDSGCILSKKEADQRKGWEVVKDAFKNNYQVTGRLVNEIKGKGYIVNVEGSELFLPASQLSYKFSDGENYKGVELDFKIIEVNERTRSGVVSRKKLLDEVNNEKWDALVQKINVGDKVKAVVSKIASFGVFCDLEGVVGLLRQKDISYKKFAPFKQYFTIGQEVELQVLEMDKENNKLALGLKQLYEDPWVWAQRSLEKDMVVRGTVTSLTNFGAFVELKEGLEGLIHTSELTWSKKPPHPKDLLKKGQEVEALILDIDFENRRLSLGLKQLQPNPWDTLGPEVRVGNSLTGKITGITKYGAFVEVENGIEGLIHISDITWDEKQKNPTSLLKKGEEVKYVILDINFDAQRISCGLKQLQEHPYDSLRNRYPVGCVVEGKIKSIVDFGMFVEIEPGFEGLVHISEIPGGKDSNLQETYKPGDIVKCAVVKIDSKNKKISLSIKDFDKALEREEMAKYLKTSDAPSRESLGSFINSSLK, translated from the coding sequence ATGAGTAGCCAACAAGACAAGTCCACTTTTGCAGAAGTTTTCAAACAGTGGGAAGAAAAGAAAAACGATGAAGCCGAAGTCCGGAAGGACCAGGTCGTAGACGGGAAGGTTGTCTCGGTAGATACCGATTTCGTCTATGTCGCCATCGAAGGGCTGAAACAAGAAGGGCGCATCGCTCGGGCTGAATTTGACGAAAAACCCGAATTAGGAAGTATTGTCACTGCACTGGTTAAGCGGAAAGAATCCACGGATTCGGGCTGTATTCTTTCTAAAAAAGAAGCCGACCAAAGAAAAGGTTGGGAAGTCGTTAAGGATGCATTTAAGAATAATTATCAAGTAACCGGTCGTCTCGTTAATGAGATTAAAGGCAAAGGTTATATCGTAAACGTTGAGGGTTCGGAGCTTTTCTTACCGGCTTCGCAACTTAGTTATAAATTTTCCGATGGCGAAAATTACAAAGGCGTAGAACTCGATTTTAAAATTATCGAAGTCAATGAGCGCACTCGCTCCGGAGTCGTTTCCCGGAAAAAACTTTTGGACGAAGTCAATAATGAAAAATGGGATGCACTCGTTCAGAAAATCAACGTAGGCGATAAAGTAAAAGCGGTCGTATCTAAGATCGCTAGCTTCGGCGTGTTTTGCGATTTGGAAGGAGTCGTTGGACTTCTTCGCCAGAAAGATATTTCGTATAAAAAATTCGCTCCCTTTAAGCAATATTTTACCATAGGCCAAGAAGTAGAACTCCAAGTTCTGGAAATGGACAAAGAGAACAACAAACTGGCGCTCGGACTTAAACAACTGTACGAAGATCCTTGGGTTTGGGCTCAACGATCCTTGGAAAAAGATATGGTTGTTCGCGGAACGGTCACTTCTCTTACTAATTTCGGAGCTTTCGTCGAATTGAAAGAAGGCTTAGAAGGTCTTATTCATACCTCCGAACTAACTTGGTCCAAAAAACCTCCGCATCCGAAAGATCTCCTTAAAAAAGGTCAAGAGGTCGAAGCTCTAATTCTAGATATCGATTTCGAGAACAGAAGACTTTCTTTGGGACTGAAACAGCTTCAACCAAACCCTTGGGATACTCTCGGCCCGGAAGTTCGCGTAGGGAATTCGTTGACCGGAAAAATAACCGGAATCACTAAGTACGGCGCCTTCGTAGAAGTCGAAAACGGAATCGAAGGTTTGATTCATATCAGCGATATTACCTGGGACGAAAAACAAAAGAACCCAACCTCCTTATTGAAAAAGGGAGAAGAGGTTAAATACGTAATCCTCGATATCAACTTCGACGCTCAGAGAATTTCATGCGGACTCAAGCAATTGCAAGAACATCCTTACGATTCTTTGCGTAATAGATATCCGGTCGGATGCGTGGTCGAAGGAAAGATTAAGAGTATCGTCGACTTCGGAATGTTTGTGGAGATCGAACCCGGCTTTGAAGGCCTTGTTCATATTTCCGAAATTCCCGGCGGAAAAGATAGCAATCTTCAGGAAACTTATAAACCGGGCGACATCGTTAAATGCGCTGTCGTTAAGATCGACTCGAAGAATAAGAAGATTTCCCTTTCTATTAAGGATTTCGATAAGGCGTTGGAGCGGGAAGAGATGGCAAAGTATCTCAAAACTTCCGATGCGCCTTCTCGCGAAAGTCTCGGTAGCTTTATCAACTCCTCTTTGAAGTAA
- the hisG gene encoding ATP phosphoribosyltransferase, producing the protein MLTLALPKGRLAEESIELMISKGWLEGRPDPDSKELIYKDSKGKVRILLVRSQDVATYVEQNAADAGIVGWDVLKEGGYDLLLPLDLGIGKCRLSVAAPQGWNLSSGGRKVRVATKYPNIARDFFLSKGISCEVIKLYGSIELAPLVGLSDCIVDLVSTGSTLRANNLKEIETILESTARLVFNRSSLYSKRQEAGEFLDSFA; encoded by the coding sequence ATGCTGACTCTGGCGCTTCCGAAAGGGCGACTCGCAGAGGAGAGTATCGAGCTTATGATTTCTAAGGGTTGGTTGGAAGGCCGCCCCGATCCGGATTCCAAAGAACTGATTTATAAGGATTCAAAAGGGAAGGTGAGAATTCTTCTCGTTCGCTCCCAAGATGTGGCAACATACGTGGAGCAAAATGCTGCGGATGCAGGTATTGTAGGTTGGGATGTATTGAAAGAAGGCGGATACGACCTTCTTTTACCCCTGGATCTTGGTATCGGAAAATGTAGATTATCCGTGGCCGCTCCGCAAGGCTGGAATCTTAGCTCGGGCGGGCGTAAGGTTCGTGTGGCGACAAAGTATCCGAATATCGCCAGGGATTTTTTCCTTTCGAAAGGAATAAGTTGCGAAGTCATTAAGCTGTATGGAAGTATAGAACTTGCTCCTCTAGTAGGGTTATCGGATTGCATTGTAGATCTGGTATCTACCGGGAGTACATTACGTGCGAATAATTTGAAAGAAATCGAGACAATTCTAGAGTCTACGGCTAGACTGGTTTTTAACCGTTCTTCCTTATATTCAAAGCGGCAAGAAGCCGGCGAATTTCTGGATTCCTTTGCATAG
- the fabG gene encoding 3-oxoacyl-[acyl-carrier-protein] reductase, with the protein MIDLKGKNAIITGSARGIGKATALKLAQAGANVVIADLNEEASKATAAEIAKTTGVKAIGISVNVANAESAHAGIQATVDAFGSVDILVNNAGITKDTLLLRMKQEQWDAVIAVNLTGTFNCTQAAIKFMAKNPNGGSIINLSSIAGVNGNIGQTNYSASKAGVIGFTKAVALEMASRKIRCNAIAPGFIHTEMTDAIPEKLRLAMIAAIPLKRAGQPEDIANTIAFLASDISSFITGQVIEVNGGGFLPGAQA; encoded by the coding sequence ATGATTGATCTGAAAGGCAAAAATGCCATTATTACCGGGTCTGCCCGTGGAATTGGGAAAGCAACCGCTCTTAAACTGGCTCAAGCCGGCGCTAATGTTGTAATTGCAGATTTGAACGAGGAAGCGAGCAAGGCTACTGCGGCTGAAATCGCAAAAACTACCGGCGTAAAAGCGATCGGGATATCCGTCAACGTTGCGAATGCAGAATCCGCACACGCGGGTATTCAAGCGACTGTGGACGCGTTCGGTTCCGTAGATATCCTAGTAAATAACGCAGGAATTACCAAAGACACCTTACTTCTCAGAATGAAGCAGGAACAATGGGATGCCGTTATCGCCGTTAACCTTACGGGAACCTTTAACTGCACACAGGCCGCAATTAAGTTCATGGCAAAGAACCCGAATGGGGGATCGATTATCAACCTATCCTCTATCGCCGGAGTAAACGGCAATATCGGACAAACCAATTATTCAGCTTCTAAAGCCGGGGTAATCGGGTTTACTAAGGCCGTTGCGCTGGAAATGGCTTCTCGTAAAATTCGCTGTAACGCGATCGCTCCGGGCTTCATTCATACGGAAATGACCGATGCGATTCCGGAAAAACTCCGCTTGGCGATGATAGCTGCCATTCCTTTAAAACGTGCGGGACAGCCAGAAGATATCGCGAATACGATCGCTTTTCTTGCATCGGATATTTCTTCTTTTATCACTGGACAAGTGATCGAAGTAAACGGCGGGGGATTTCTACCCGGAGCTCAAGCATAA
- the plsX gene encoding phosphate acyltransferase PlsX translates to MWVAVDAMSGDYGPDRIVEGAVVAVNEDKRNVVLVGKEEEISEILLKYDYDTEKIRIIHAGEIIEMQDSPSIAVRAMQDSSVVQAAQLVADKSCVGMFSPGNTGATMASALLYLGRIPGVLRPPIAAPIPREKGPPTLLVDAGANVDCKPEYLAQFAVMGEIYSRLIFTIPRPKVGLLSNGEEDKKGNSVTQKAFELLRKLPIEFVGNVEGRDLYGGGREVDVVVCDGFVGNIVLKATEGLSKSIFNVLRESIAQSSLAQTGALLLKPTFTAIKKRLDYAEYGGALLLGVDGTCLIGHGSSNAHAVRSAIRVVVECAERDVNNRITEDIKKYNI, encoded by the coding sequence ATGTGGGTCGCCGTCGATGCGATGAGCGGCGATTACGGTCCGGATCGGATCGTGGAAGGCGCAGTAGTAGCGGTTAACGAAGACAAACGTAACGTAGTTCTCGTTGGAAAAGAAGAAGAGATCAGTGAAATTCTTTTAAAGTACGATTATGATACCGAAAAGATTCGTATCATTCATGCGGGCGAAATTATCGAGATGCAGGATTCTCCTTCGATCGCAGTCAGAGCGATGCAGGACTCCTCTGTCGTTCAAGCCGCGCAATTAGTCGCGGATAAAAGCTGCGTCGGTATGTTTTCTCCGGGGAATACCGGAGCGACGATGGCTTCGGCGCTTCTTTATTTGGGACGAATTCCCGGAGTTCTGCGCCCGCCGATTGCAGCCCCGATTCCAAGGGAGAAAGGACCTCCTACATTACTCGTAGACGCGGGCGCCAACGTCGATTGCAAACCGGAATACCTGGCACAGTTTGCAGTGATGGGCGAAATCTATTCTCGTCTTATTTTCACCATTCCTAGGCCGAAAGTAGGTCTGCTTTCCAACGGAGAAGAGGATAAGAAGGGAAATTCAGTCACGCAGAAGGCGTTCGAATTATTACGAAAACTTCCGATCGAATTTGTAGGTAATGTGGAAGGCCGTGATCTTTATGGGGGCGGTAGAGAAGTGGACGTAGTCGTTTGCGACGGCTTTGTAGGCAATATCGTCTTGAAGGCAACGGAAGGATTATCCAAATCTATCTTCAACGTTCTGCGCGAGAGCATCGCGCAATCCAGTTTGGCTCAGACCGGGGCGCTTCTCTTAAAACCCACTTTTACTGCGATCAAGAAACGACTGGATTATGCAGAATATGGTGGAGCTTTATTATTGGGCGTCGATGGGACTTGTCTAATCGGACACGGCTCTTCCAATGCTCATGCGGTGAGAAGCGCGATTCGAGTCGTCGTTGAATGTGCCGAACGAGACGTAAATAATAGAATCACTGAAGACATTAAGAAATATAATATTTGA
- the cmk gene encoding (d)CMP kinase, with translation MNENVIALDGPAGSGKSTVARELATKLGYKYLDSGAFYRALTLYIFRKYKKIRPKESFQEWVGKGNPDELSDGAIVECVFSESEENKIFLNGEDVSLEIRIPEITKEIKHIANKKSYREFVNKQLRNLALIHKLIMDGRDIGTAVFPDARYKFFLTASSRVRAERRYYQLKEQGIDSDLDEIEKEIIARDKSDTDREIAPLKQAKDAILIDTDRLPKNTVIGKILECLEHGILGDPH, from the coding sequence ATGAACGAAAATGTTATCGCTTTGGACGGTCCCGCAGGTTCGGGTAAAAGTACGGTCGCTAGAGAACTTGCGACTAAGTTAGGTTATAAATATTTGGATTCGGGCGCTTTCTATCGCGCCTTAACTCTTTACATTTTTAGAAAGTATAAAAAAATCCGACCCAAGGAAAGTTTTCAGGAATGGGTCGGAAAAGGAAATCCGGATGAATTGTCCGACGGCGCGATCGTGGAATGCGTCTTCTCCGAGTCGGAGGAAAATAAGATTTTTCTAAACGGCGAAGATGTTTCCTTGGAGATTCGAATTCCTGAGATTACAAAAGAAATAAAACACATCGCCAATAAAAAATCGTACCGCGAATTCGTAAATAAACAGCTACGCAATCTTGCCTTAATCCACAAATTAATTATGGACGGTAGAGACATAGGTACCGCCGTATTTCCGGATGCGCGTTACAAATTCTTCTTAACCGCATCCTCTCGCGTTAGGGCTGAAAGAAGATATTATCAATTAAAAGAGCAAGGAATCGATTCGGATTTGGATGAAATCGAAAAAGAAATCATCGCTCGTGATAAATCGGATACAGACCGTGAAATCGCGCCTTTGAAACAGGCAAAAGACGCAATCCTCATTGACACAGATAGGTTGCCAAAAAATACTGTTATTGGTAAGATTCTTGAGTGCCTAGAACATGGCATTTTAGGCGATCCGCACTAA
- a CDS encoding YfgM family protein yields MKRFEPKNVKSSVQVNVDPYADLKGAERAFTIFFSKVGEYRKQVLIGVVVLIITTIGVVGWNEYRADQFRKGTLAIEVLEKKFLLNPTIDLTDKIKQYEEVALTYHSKSLNIRLSKTLGDLYARNGEFSKAATKLEWAGKEIDELPELKAYFFYIAGNYRESGNQFPEAESDYDTAVSLLNNRRNVAGFYSWSLYQSARLKAKNGKKAEAKENLRKVLEQEISSPSDEYKSVRELSTYLLVKLNQGS; encoded by the coding sequence ATGAAACGCTTCGAACCAAAGAACGTTAAATCATCCGTGCAGGTGAACGTGGATCCGTACGCCGATTTGAAAGGCGCTGAGAGAGCGTTTACCATTTTCTTCTCGAAAGTGGGTGAATATCGGAAACAGGTTCTGATCGGGGTCGTCGTTTTAATCATTACTACGATAGGAGTTGTGGGTTGGAACGAATATCGCGCCGACCAATTCCGCAAAGGAACTCTGGCGATCGAAGTTTTGGAAAAGAAATTTCTACTGAATCCTACCATCGATCTAACGGATAAGATTAAGCAATACGAAGAAGTTGCGTTGACTTACCATTCCAAATCTTTAAACATTCGTCTTTCCAAAACCCTAGGCGATTTATACGCACGCAACGGAGAATTCTCTAAAGCTGCGACTAAATTGGAATGGGCCGGAAAGGAAATCGACGAACTCCCTGAGCTTAAGGCGTACTTTTTCTATATAGCGGGCAATTATCGCGAAAGCGGAAATCAATTTCCTGAGGCGGAAAGCGACTACGATACTGCAGTTTCGCTTTTAAATAATCGCAGGAATGTCGCCGGATTTTACTCCTGGAGTCTGTACCAATCCGCTCGCTTAAAAGCCAAGAACGGCAAAAAGGCGGAAGCGAAAGAAAACCTTCGCAAGGTACTGGAACAGGAAATTTCCTCTCCATCCGACGAATATAAATCCGTTCGGGAACTCTCTACTTATCTTTTAGTAAAATTGAATCAAGGATCTTGA
- the rpmF gene encoding 50S ribosomal protein L32, translated as MAVPKRRKSKSKVRMKRAHHAIGKPNLVPCPNCNSFRPPHRICPVCGFYKDRVVLEPKVRKSNEET; from the coding sequence ATGGCAGTTCCTAAGAGACGAAAATCTAAATCCAAAGTAAGGATGAAACGGGCCCATCATGCGATCGGCAAACCGAACCTGGTCCCCTGTCCGAACTGCAATTCTTTCCGCCCGCCGCATAGAATTTGTCCAGTTTGTGGTTTTTACAAAGACCGCGTAGTTCTGGAGCCTAAAGTTAGGAAGTCTAACGAAGAGACCTAA